In the genome of Desulfofarcimen acetoxidans DSM 771, one region contains:
- the accB gene encoding acetyl-CoA carboxylase biotin carboxyl carrier protein, which produces MAQKVKITDTTLRDAHQSLWATRMRTEDMLPIAEKLDSIGYHSLEVWGGATFDVAIRYLNEDPWVRLRELKKICKNTKLQMLLRGQNIVGYGNYPDDVVEAFCHKAVENGVDIMRIFDALNDIRNLAMPIKASKAAGAHIQAVVCYTVSPVHTLEHYLETAEKLTEMGADSICIKDMAGLLAPYKAYELVKAIKEKLDIPVQVHCHYVGGLAVGSYLKAAEAGADIIDTASVPLAFGSSQPPVETVVRALKDTPYDTGLSLKQLFEASQYFEELRKRLGFERGVTRINDMRVFEHQVPGGMISNLVTQLEEQKSLHRLNEVLEEIPRVRKELGYPPLVTPTSQIVGIQAVLNVLLGERYKLIPEEVRGYIQGTYGRPAAPIDEQVMKKALGDRELIACRPADLLEPKMDKMREECKGIAESEEDVLTYAMFPQVARRFFDYRKNPEKFVVPEIKTAKPAAKGVPKTIQESKEEDEPMKLQDIKEIIKLLGETDIAELTVESDGMKVAIKKAVAVSQATLLMEHLSVEAPQKELSVPVEAVDPGELVEVASPMVGTFYKAPSPDAAPYVKLGDKVEAGQILCILEAMKLFNEIKTEVAGEIYEICVENEQPVEYGQVLFKLRKAK; this is translated from the coding sequence ATGGCACAAAAGGTGAAAATCACAGATACAACGCTTAGAGACGCTCACCAAAGCCTTTGGGCAACAAGAATGCGTACGGAAGATATGCTACCCATTGCGGAAAAACTGGATTCTATAGGCTATCATTCGCTGGAGGTTTGGGGCGGTGCAACCTTTGATGTTGCCATCAGGTATTTAAACGAAGATCCCTGGGTTAGATTGCGCGAGTTGAAGAAAATTTGCAAAAATACAAAACTGCAAATGCTGCTGCGGGGACAAAACATCGTTGGTTACGGCAATTACCCTGATGATGTGGTAGAAGCTTTCTGTCATAAGGCTGTTGAAAACGGTGTTGATATCATGCGTATTTTTGACGCTTTAAACGACATCAGGAATTTAGCCATGCCGATTAAGGCTTCCAAGGCTGCCGGGGCGCATATTCAGGCAGTCGTTTGTTATACCGTAAGCCCGGTACACACTCTGGAGCATTATTTGGAGACAGCAGAGAAATTAACCGAAATGGGCGCAGACTCCATTTGTATTAAAGATATGGCCGGTTTGCTGGCACCTTATAAAGCTTATGAACTGGTCAAAGCAATTAAAGAAAAATTAGATATACCTGTACAGGTGCACTGTCACTACGTGGGAGGGTTAGCCGTCGGTTCTTACCTGAAAGCCGCTGAGGCAGGTGCGGATATTATTGATACTGCTTCAGTGCCTCTGGCTTTTGGCTCTTCTCAGCCACCGGTGGAAACCGTAGTGCGGGCCTTGAAAGATACCCCTTATGATACAGGGCTGAGTCTTAAGCAGCTCTTTGAAGCATCACAGTATTTTGAAGAACTTCGTAAACGTCTGGGCTTTGAGCGTGGCGTTACCAGAATTAATGATATGAGGGTATTTGAACATCAGGTGCCAGGCGGCATGATTTCAAATCTGGTTACCCAATTGGAAGAGCAAAAATCATTACACAGATTAAACGAGGTGTTAGAAGAAATCCCCAGAGTAAGAAAAGAGCTCGGCTACCCGCCGTTAGTAACGCCTACCAGCCAGATTGTAGGTATACAGGCTGTATTGAATGTTTTGTTGGGAGAGCGCTATAAGCTGATACCGGAGGAAGTCAGGGGCTATATTCAGGGTACTTATGGAAGGCCCGCTGCTCCTATTGATGAGCAAGTTATGAAAAAGGCGCTGGGAGACAGAGAATTAATTGCTTGCCGCCCGGCTGATTTACTTGAGCCAAAAATGGATAAAATGAGAGAAGAATGTAAAGGTATCGCTGAATCTGAGGAAGATGTTCTTACTTACGCCATGTTTCCACAGGTTGCCAGAAGGTTTTTTGATTATCGTAAAAATCCTGAAAAATTTGTAGTACCGGAAATTAAAACTGCTAAGCCTGCGGCTAAAGGTGTTCCGAAAACGATTCAAGAAAGCAAGGAGGAAGATGAGCCGATGAAATTGCAAGATATTAAAGAAATAATTAAATTGTTAGGTGAAACTGATATAGCTGAGTTAACCGTGGAAAGCGACGGGATGAAAGTAGCTATTAAAAAAGCTGTGGCCGTAAGCCAGGCAACTTTGTTGATGGAACATCTATCTGTAGAAGCTCCCCAAAAGGAACTGTCTGTACCGGTGGAAGCGGTAGATCCCGGTGAACTGGTGGAAGTTGCTTCACCAATGGTCGGCACTTTTTACAAGGCTCCTTCACCGGATGCGGCTCCCTATGTTAAACTGGGTGATAAAGTCGAAGCAGGGCAGATACTTTGTATCTTGGAAGCTATGAAACTTTTTAATGAGATTAAGACTGAGGTTGCCGGTGAGATATATGAGATTTGCGTAGAAAACGAGCAGCCTGTAGAATATGGTCAGGTATTATTTAAATTAAGAAAAGCTAAGTAG
- a CDS encoding SpoIIIAH-like family protein, whose amino-acid sequence MYFKSIVIKKRTLGLAALVVVGLGLIGLGWLNGQSKFLSRHVSAPADNNSSSLQVNNTGGFKTNSNDVGVAGNVNGSKPQQSNNEAVKDVLTDKNKKTSEFFVEYRLQREKMRGQRVELLREIINNQATSADSRQKAQDQLLVISSNINKETEVENLIRAKGFKDCVVFLQNQSVTVIVQSEEITSEDAARISDIVSRSTGISAQNVVTIPKP is encoded by the coding sequence ATGTATTTTAAATCAATAGTGATAAAAAAGCGTACTCTGGGTCTGGCAGCTCTGGTAGTAGTCGGTCTCGGCTTGATCGGCCTGGGTTGGTTAAACGGGCAATCCAAGTTTTTATCCAGGCATGTCAGTGCTCCGGCAGATAATAATAGTTCAAGCTTGCAGGTCAATAATACCGGTGGATTTAAAACAAATTCAAACGATGTTGGTGTTGCCGGTAATGTTAATGGATCAAAGCCGCAGCAAAGTAATAATGAGGCAGTGAAAGATGTTTTGACAGATAAAAATAAGAAAACATCTGAATTCTTTGTGGAGTATAGATTGCAGCGGGAAAAAATGCGCGGACAAAGAGTAGAGTTATTGAGAGAAATTATAAATAATCAAGCAACTTCGGCTGATTCCCGGCAAAAAGCTCAGGACCAGCTTTTAGTTATCAGCAGCAATATAAACAAGGAGACAGAAGTGGAAAATTTAATCCGGGCCAAGGGTTTTAAGGACTGTGTGGTATTCTTGCAAAACCAGTCAGTTACCGTAATTGTGCAGTCAGAAGAGATAACCTCGGAGGATGCGGCCAGAATCTCCGATATAGTCTCGCGCAGTACGGGGATTTCGGCACAAAATGTTGTCACTATTCCCAAACCATGA
- the spoIIIAG gene encoding stage III sporulation protein AG produces MKTDIEIPLFKKHNKLITYLLSIAALAVVLIILGSVFSGDKATPTGQTGSSNNNLDLTGQKKPDNYLTGSQMSNEEEELASKVRQMLAQIEGAGEVEVSVRLASSSQSDYAINTNSGQKTTQEKDQSGGTRVLTETTDNGQLVVIHGNEGNEIPVTTKQSAPKIAGVLVVAQGAGEPEIKARLFEATCVALGVEAHKVQVMPKKEGE; encoded by the coding sequence ATGAAAACTGATATTGAAATACCTTTATTCAAAAAACATAATAAATTGATAACTTATTTGCTTAGCATTGCAGCACTGGCAGTAGTATTAATAATTCTGGGCAGTGTTTTTTCCGGCGATAAAGCGACTCCAACCGGTCAAACCGGTAGTTCTAACAATAATTTAGATCTGACCGGTCAGAAAAAACCAGATAACTATTTAACAGGATCACAAATGTCAAATGAAGAAGAAGAACTGGCGTCTAAAGTTCGGCAGATGCTGGCGCAGATTGAGGGTGCCGGAGAAGTAGAGGTCTCAGTGCGCCTGGCTTCCTCCAGTCAATCCGACTATGCTATAAACACAAATTCCGGTCAGAAAACTACTCAGGAAAAAGACCAGAGCGGCGGCACCAGAGTATTGACGGAAACAACCGATAACGGTCAGTTAGTTGTAATTCATGGCAACGAGGGCAATGAAATCCCTGTTACTACCAAACAGTCCGCACCCAAGATAGCCGGAGTGCTGGTAGTTGCTCAGGGTGCGGGTGAACCTGAGATTAAAGCCCGTTTATTTGAAGCAACCTGCGTTGCTCTGGGTGTGGAAGCTCACAAAGTTCAAGTTATGCCTAAAAAGGAAGGTGAATAA
- a CDS encoding stage III sporulation protein AF, with protein MAEVETIKTLVQNLILIVVLTVFLEMLLPSGIMKRYVKVIMGLVVLVSFLQTGSGLLHQNIDLFLPASTNLPANQEEAKQIMAAGQQLAGQNQSEALHKYREGLEHQVSAIASLNGQLSIKEVHVAIQDDPQNKDYGKLQEINMTVTARIKKSENEEELNPLIEPVDIQLTEKSDEVEKVNSTNLKNNPKTEEIEEVKETVASFYNLSPNQVKISCQE; from the coding sequence ATGGCTGAAGTGGAGACTATAAAAACACTGGTGCAAAATCTCATTCTGATCGTAGTTTTAACCGTATTTTTAGAAATGCTTTTACCCTCCGGTATTATGAAACGTTATGTTAAGGTAATTATGGGGTTGGTAGTACTGGTTTCTTTTTTACAAACCGGTTCCGGGTTGCTGCATCAAAATATAGACTTATTCTTGCCGGCAAGCACTAATTTACCGGCTAACCAGGAAGAAGCCAAACAGATTATGGCAGCGGGACAGCAGTTAGCCGGGCAAAACCAGTCGGAAGCATTGCATAAGTACAGGGAAGGGCTTGAACACCAGGTTTCAGCTATTGCTTCTTTAAACGGGCAGCTTTCTATTAAAGAAGTTCATGTGGCTATACAGGATGATCCACAGAATAAGGATTATGGAAAGTTGCAGGAAATTAACATGACGGTAACTGCCAGAATAAAAAAATCTGAGAACGAGGAAGAGCTAAATCCTTTGATTGAACCTGTGGACATTCAATTAACTGAAAAGAGCGATGAGGTTGAAAAAGTAAATAGCACGAACTTAAAGAATAATCCGAAAACCGAGGAAATTGAGGAAGTCAAAGAGACAGTGGCAAGCTTCTACAACCTATCCCCCAATCAGGTTAAAATCAGTTGCCAGGAGTAA
- the spoIIIAE gene encoding stage III sporulation protein AE: MFNILRGLTCVFCLALVTILFPQAALPEQPAQPVSQSSAEKQLNSLDLNRLEQFVNQMDAEIKSCVPDFNFKETVIKLFNGKLDWKASELFNKLLKYMFREVVGNLSLLGKLIVLAIICAVLRNLIDAFDKGTTGLLAYGVSYMVLITLAVASFGLVVNTGRQAIENMVIFMQALLPILLTLLTAMGGITTAAVTQPVILASISVIGTLIKNIVFPLIFFAAVLSIVSNLSEKFQISKLAGLMKTSGMLLMGMFSTIFLGILAIQGVAGAVSDGVALRTAKFATDAFIPVVGGMFSEALEAVVSSSMLLKNAVGIAGLIMVFILTIFPLLKILSVAFIYKLAAALMQPVDDGQMVECLNGLGNSLITVFAAVATVGLLFFFTIVIVVGVGDLTVMLR, encoded by the coding sequence GTGTTTAACATACTGCGCGGCCTAACTTGCGTGTTTTGTTTAGCTCTTGTAACAATACTGTTCCCTCAAGCCGCCTTGCCAGAACAGCCTGCACAACCCGTTAGTCAGAGCAGCGCAGAAAAACAGTTGAATTCTCTGGATTTGAACCGGCTGGAACAGTTCGTTAATCAAATGGACGCTGAAATCAAAAGCTGTGTTCCGGACTTTAACTTTAAAGAAACAGTAATAAAGCTGTTTAACGGTAAACTGGATTGGAAAGCATCAGAACTATTTAATAAGTTATTAAAATACATGTTTCGTGAAGTAGTCGGCAACCTTTCTTTACTGGGAAAATTAATTGTACTGGCCATAATATGTGCGGTACTGAGGAATTTGATTGATGCTTTTGACAAGGGTACTACAGGGCTGCTGGCTTATGGGGTAAGTTATATGGTGCTGATTACTCTGGCTGTAGCATCCTTTGGATTGGTGGTTAACACAGGCAGGCAGGCAATTGAAAACATGGTTATTTTTATGCAGGCATTGCTGCCCATCTTACTGACGTTACTGACAGCCATGGGGGGCATTACTACAGCAGCCGTTACTCAACCTGTTATCCTGGCTTCCATAAGTGTCATTGGTACCTTAATCAAAAATATAGTGTTTCCTTTGATATTTTTTGCGGCTGTATTGAGTATTGTAAGCAATCTTTCGGAAAAATTTCAAATATCCAAGCTGGCCGGTTTAATGAAGACCTCAGGTATGTTGCTCATGGGAATGTTTTCAACAATATTTCTGGGTATACTGGCTATACAGGGAGTGGCCGGTGCTGTTTCAGACGGAGTGGCTTTGCGGACAGCCAAATTTGCCACAGACGCATTCATACCGGTAGTTGGCGGAATGTTTTCCGAAGCTTTGGAAGCAGTGGTGAGTTCCTCAATGCTGTTAAAAAACGCTGTTGGCATAGCCGGGCTGATCATGGTTTTCATACTAACTATTTTTCCTCTGTTAAAAATTCTTTCAGTTGCTTTCATCTATAAATTAGCCGCTGCCTTAATGCAGCCGGTTGATGACGGGCAAATGGTCGAATGCTTAAACGGTTTGGGCAACAGCCTGATAACTGTTTTTGCTGCGGTTGCTACAGTAGGGCTATTGTTCTTTTTCACTATTGTTATTGTGGTGGGAGTGGGCGATCTTACTGTTATGCTGAGATAG